One region of Parafrankia irregularis genomic DNA includes:
- a CDS encoding cytochrome P450, which yields MTITDSTLIVDVPEEIARRVVLPEGHREDAPLFEAYRWLRENAPLAKVAVDGYDPIWLVTKHADIMEIERQPAIFTSGGGEAPGSHNPILQNQAGDTFTKSLTGGSLRILETLTYLDPPEHTMVKDIANEWFRPVSLKKWGDRIRALAQQAIADHLRPGANDLDLVADFTLGYPLHVIMTLFGMPAEDEPRMMALTQDFFGTADPDTQRSDTEALTPEAAAQQWSATIRDFYAYFDTFLEARRAEPKDDLASIIANARQPDGELFPKEVAYGWFVAIATAGHDTTSSTLSSILEALALNPDQLAAVKADLSLVPDLVNEGLRWASPVKHFVRQASQDYVLRGQQIAAGDRFMLLYQSANRDTDIFDAPDEFRFDRRPNRHIAFGYGPHMCIGQHLAKLELRVMLEELLPRITAIDITGGRKVVQTNFVGGLRRLPVRLDLA from the coding sequence ATGACCATTACGGATAGCACTCTGATCGTCGACGTCCCAGAGGAGATTGCAAGGCGGGTAGTGCTTCCTGAGGGCCACCGGGAGGACGCGCCGCTGTTCGAGGCGTACCGCTGGCTGCGTGAGAACGCTCCGCTGGCGAAGGTCGCCGTCGACGGATACGACCCGATCTGGCTTGTCACCAAGCACGCGGACATCATGGAGATCGAGCGGCAGCCGGCGATCTTCACCAGTGGCGGCGGAGAGGCCCCCGGGTCGCACAACCCGATCCTGCAGAACCAGGCCGGCGACACGTTCACGAAGTCGTTGACAGGCGGCAGCCTGCGGATTCTCGAGACACTCACCTACCTTGACCCGCCCGAGCACACGATGGTCAAGGACATCGCCAACGAGTGGTTCCGCCCGGTCTCACTGAAGAAGTGGGGGGATCGGATCCGGGCGCTGGCCCAGCAGGCGATCGCCGACCACCTGCGTCCGGGCGCGAACGACCTGGACCTGGTCGCCGACTTCACGCTCGGCTACCCGTTGCACGTCATCATGACACTCTTCGGCATGCCGGCCGAAGACGAGCCGCGCATGATGGCGCTGACCCAGGACTTCTTCGGCACCGCCGATCCCGACACCCAGCGGTCCGACACCGAGGCCCTCACCCCCGAGGCGGCGGCCCAGCAGTGGTCGGCCACCATCCGCGACTTCTACGCCTACTTCGACACCTTTCTCGAGGCCCGGCGTGCCGAGCCCAAGGACGACCTGGCCTCGATCATCGCGAACGCTCGCCAGCCCGACGGTGAGCTGTTCCCGAAGGAGGTCGCGTACGGCTGGTTCGTCGCGATCGCGACGGCCGGCCACGACACGACGTCGAGCACCCTGTCGAGCATTCTTGAGGCGCTGGCGCTCAACCCCGATCAGCTCGCCGCGGTGAAGGCGGACCTGTCGCTGGTGCCCGACCTGGTGAACGAAGGGCTGCGCTGGGCGTCGCCGGTGAAGCACTTCGTCCGGCAGGCCAGCCAGGACTACGTGCTGCGGGGCCAGCAGATCGCCGCGGGTGATCGTTTCATGCTCCTCTACCAGTCGGCCAACCGTGACACCGACATCTTCGACGCGCCGGACGAGTTCCGTTTCGACCGCCGGCCCAACCGGCACATCGCCTTCGGCTACGGCCCGCACATGTGCATCGGTCAGCATCTGGCCAAGCTGGAGCTCCGGGTGATGCTCGAGGAGCTGCTGCCGCGGATCACGGCGATCGACATCACCGGCGGGCGCAAGGTCGTGCAGACGAACTTCGTGGGCGGACTGCGCCGGCTGCCGGTGCGTTTGGATCTGGCGTGA
- a CDS encoding FadR/GntR family transcriptional regulator gives MQVPKASDVLAEDLRERILRGEFREGTVLPPERELVVQTQMSRTTVREALRILEVQGLVRIKTGRSGGAYVQVPGEESVASSVSLMIRGRQIRLAALLETREAVEPACARLAAKYRTDTDIAALEKANDAISVESGSLADFLQANVDWHVAVATASHNELLTGFMTALSRAIYAGTDNQGFIDTEVRRLTVRAHRGITEAIRTQDADGAVRRMSRHVHAYAEAVLKVDERTAIEVPED, from the coding sequence ACCTGCGGGAGCGGATTCTGCGCGGGGAGTTCCGCGAGGGCACGGTGCTGCCACCGGAACGCGAACTCGTCGTGCAGACCCAGATGAGTCGGACCACCGTTCGCGAGGCGCTGCGCATTCTCGAGGTGCAGGGCCTGGTCAGGATCAAGACCGGCCGCTCCGGCGGCGCATACGTCCAGGTGCCCGGTGAGGAGTCCGTCGCCAGCTCCGTCAGCCTGATGATCCGCGGTCGCCAGATCCGACTGGCGGCGCTGCTCGAGACGCGCGAGGCGGTCGAGCCCGCCTGTGCCCGGCTGGCCGCCAAGTACCGCACGGACACCGACATCGCCGCCCTGGAGAAGGCCAACGACGCAATCTCCGTGGAAAGCGGTTCGCTCGCCGACTTCCTGCAGGCCAACGTCGACTGGCATGTCGCGGTTGCGACAGCCAGCCACAACGAGCTGCTCACCGGATTCATGACCGCGCTCTCGCGGGCCATCTACGCCGGCACCGACAACCAGGGCTTCATCGACACCGAGGTCCGGCGCCTGACAGTCCGGGCACACCGCGGGATCACCGAGGCCATCCGGACGCAGGACGCCGACGGGGCCGTGCGGCGGATGAGCCGGCACGTGCACGCCTACGCCGAGGCGGTGCTCAAGGTCGATGAGCGCACCGCCATCGAGGTGCCCGAGGACTGA
- a CDS encoding quinone oxidoreductase family protein: MRAIVMGSYGSPSVLQPADVPAPPERAGWVTVRLAASALNWHDVLVRQGRYSSPLPHIPGADGAGVRIDTNEAVVVLPSLFWGRGDAAPGADWEILGDHHSGTYAELVTVPAECAVPRPRGLSLAQAAALPLVGLTTFRALFSRGRLRSGESLLVLGASGGVATTAVALATAAGARAIVTSGATRKIDAARELGAAGGVDHTESDWVEAARALTPRGAGFDLVLDSVGRWAESVRCLAPGGRCVVLGASAGEQATLPVRPFYFGQYELIGTTMGSPRDMAGLLRFLDDHTVAPPVIDRTFPLAQAALAHERLEAGTGIGKIVLTHD, from the coding sequence GTGCGCGCAATCGTCATGGGGTCCTACGGCTCGCCGTCCGTGTTGCAGCCCGCCGACGTGCCGGCCCCGCCGGAGCGCGCTGGCTGGGTTACCGTGCGGCTGGCGGCAAGCGCCCTCAACTGGCATGACGTACTGGTGCGCCAGGGCCGGTACTCCTCCCCCCTCCCCCACATCCCCGGTGCCGACGGAGCAGGGGTGCGCATCGACACCAACGAGGCGGTCGTCGTGCTGCCCTCCCTGTTCTGGGGCCGCGGCGACGCCGCGCCCGGCGCGGACTGGGAGATCCTGGGCGACCACCACTCCGGCACGTACGCCGAACTGGTGACCGTGCCAGCCGAGTGCGCGGTCCCCCGGCCCCGCGGGCTGAGCCTGGCCCAGGCCGCCGCCCTGCCGCTGGTCGGGTTGACCACGTTCCGGGCGCTGTTCAGTCGAGGCCGACTCAGGTCCGGGGAGTCACTGCTCGTGCTCGGAGCCAGCGGAGGAGTCGCGACGACGGCCGTCGCGCTCGCCACCGCCGCCGGTGCGCGCGCGATCGTCACCTCGGGAGCCACGCGGAAGATCGACGCGGCTCGGGAGCTGGGCGCGGCCGGCGGCGTCGACCACACCGAATCCGACTGGGTCGAGGCGGCGCGGGCGCTGACCCCCCGCGGCGCTGGCTTCGACCTCGTACTCGACAGCGTCGGGCGCTGGGCGGAGTCGGTGCGCTGCCTCGCCCCCGGCGGGCGGTGTGTGGTGCTCGGCGCCAGCGCCGGGGAGCAGGCGACCCTCCCGGTCCGCCCTTTCTACTTCGGGCAGTACGAACTCATCGGCACGACGATGGGCAGCCCCCGTGACATGGCCGGGCTCCTGCGATTCCTTGACGACCACACGGTCGCGCCACCGGTCATCGACCGCACGTTCCCGCTGGCGCAGGCGGCGCTCGCGCACGAGCGCCTCGAGGCCGGCACCGGAATCGGCAAGATCGTCCTGACGCACGACTGA
- a CDS encoding sensor domain-containing protein, with protein MDFSEGLVNDLQMGIVITGARSGTVKYANAAACRILGRGAGEMVGRSWRRLVSQPDFELFSSYERRVIRHGPAGSGERFPPFRMRFARPDGEIVHVQVASTMTHDFDGLLGGDEAYIVSRMEDVSDRDQVANYLRFILDHSPASMLLIDRTGHVVFGAGARNSREAEDIIDAATRSVFEVFEDHKESLAMLKATFEYGAADSKVVQAYGRYFDLHMIPIPDAAGRVQLVAALSTDVTERELALSGEAQLASLAEQALVTPEAVGLWHRATAVLANQLSAAVALYEIDCTSAAARDAKPAASVGLPLPDAIAGRVVSAAVRTGHATTGAPDASGGRQILAAPVGRPGASTAVITVHRQEPDAMPFGDRDEQFLGAVASVLGSAAVRFATEREIRYRSTHDSLTDLPNRSWLLDRLERTLKLHRTGVVFIDLDGFKTVNDTYGHRVGDELLREIARRLRETVRPDDVVARLAGDEFAVLCERVVSLSAIEGLARRVLNAIQEPVDLSDATVRVSASAGVAISCADLADPDRLLNASDIAMYAAKRAGAGRCMVHQSSMHLDNG; from the coding sequence ATGGATTTCAGCGAAGGCCTGGTCAACGACCTGCAGATGGGCATCGTCATCACCGGCGCCCGCAGCGGGACCGTGAAATACGCCAACGCCGCAGCGTGCAGGATCCTGGGCCGCGGCGCGGGGGAGATGGTCGGCCGATCCTGGCGCCGTCTGGTCTCCCAGCCGGACTTCGAGCTGTTCAGCAGCTACGAGCGCAGGGTCATCCGCCACGGACCCGCCGGCTCCGGTGAGCGGTTCCCACCGTTTCGCATGCGGTTCGCCCGGCCGGACGGCGAGATCGTGCACGTCCAGGTCGCCTCCACGATGACCCACGATTTCGACGGGCTGCTCGGCGGCGACGAGGCCTACATTGTCAGCCGCATGGAGGACGTGAGCGACCGAGATCAGGTCGCCAACTACCTACGGTTCATCCTTGACCACAGCCCGGCGTCGATGCTGCTGATCGACCGCACCGGTCACGTCGTGTTCGGAGCGGGCGCGCGCAACTCCCGGGAGGCCGAGGACATCATCGACGCGGCGACGAGGTCCGTCTTCGAGGTCTTCGAAGATCACAAGGAGTCGCTCGCGATGCTCAAGGCCACGTTCGAGTACGGCGCGGCCGACTCGAAGGTCGTTCAGGCGTATGGACGCTACTTCGACCTGCACATGATTCCCATCCCCGACGCGGCCGGCCGGGTCCAGCTGGTCGCCGCGCTCAGCACCGACGTGACGGAACGGGAGCTGGCCCTCTCCGGCGAGGCCCAGCTCGCCAGCCTGGCGGAGCAGGCACTGGTCACGCCCGAGGCCGTGGGCCTCTGGCACCGCGCCACCGCCGTGCTGGCCAACCAGCTCAGCGCCGCGGTGGCACTCTACGAGATCGACTGCACGTCGGCCGCCGCACGCGACGCGAAGCCCGCCGCAAGCGTCGGCCTCCCGCTGCCCGACGCGATCGCCGGGCGGGTTGTGTCCGCCGCGGTCCGCACCGGGCACGCGACCACCGGGGCACCGGATGCGTCGGGAGGCCGGCAGATCCTGGCCGCGCCGGTCGGTCGGCCCGGCGCCTCCACCGCTGTGATCACCGTGCACCGCCAGGAACCGGACGCGATGCCGTTCGGCGATCGCGACGAGCAGTTCCTCGGCGCGGTCGCCAGCGTGCTCGGCTCCGCGGCGGTGCGGTTCGCCACCGAGCGGGAGATCCGCTACCGCTCGACGCACGACAGCCTCACCGACCTGCCCAACCGCTCATGGCTGCTCGACCGGCTGGAGCGCACCCTCAAACTGCACCGCACGGGCGTGGTCTTCATCGATCTCGACGGCTTCAAGACCGTCAACGACACCTACGGCCACCGGGTCGGCGACGAGTTGCTACGGGAGATCGCCCGGCGCCTGCGGGAAACGGTGCGGCCGGACGACGTGGTCGCCCGGCTCGCTGGAGACGAGTTCGCCGTGCTCTGCGAGCGGGTCGTCTCACTTTCGGCCATTGAAGGGCTGGCCCGGCGGGTACTCAACGCCATCCAGGAGCCGGTGGACCTTTCGGATGCGACCGTACGGGTCTCGGCAAGCGCCGGAGTCGCGATCTCCTGCGCGGACCTCGCCGATCCGGACCGGCTCCTCAACGCCTCCGACATCGCGATGTACGCGGCGAAGCGCGCCGGGGCCGGGCGGTGCATGGTCCATCAGTCCTCGATGCACCTCGACAACGGGTGA
- a CDS encoding acyl-CoA dehydrogenase family protein — protein sequence MDLADAPDEARFRAEVRAWLAHELPKLPWPEPADMVEKAPFWRQWQAVVFAAGYAGLTWPAEFGGRGLDERMQAIFTEECDRAGAPERLNIIGEDFAGPTIAHFGTTEQKQRLLRPILTGEHIWCQLFSEPESGSDLASLRTRATKVDGGWRISGQKIWTSRAQLAAHAILLARTGGGERHRGITYFLLPMDSPGVTVRPLAHMLGEAEFNEVFLDEVFVPDGAVVGEVDGGWKVAMGTLAFERVAIATGRVNTTKAVEEIVAVVRSRSAADGTPLAADPLTRQKVADLWGRALVHRAIGQRVISAAAAGEPPGPVTSIGKLYFCPLVEDLADFRLSLEPLGDQFGPTDEGATAERWLRLAYQARGTAIAGGSTFIQRNIVAERILGLPRS from the coding sequence ATGGATCTCGCCGATGCACCGGACGAGGCCCGCTTCCGCGCCGAAGTGCGCGCCTGGCTCGCACACGAGCTCCCGAAGCTGCCCTGGCCCGAACCGGCCGACATGGTGGAAAAGGCGCCTTTCTGGCGCCAGTGGCAGGCGGTGGTGTTCGCGGCGGGCTACGCCGGACTCACCTGGCCAGCCGAGTTCGGAGGCCGCGGGCTCGACGAGCGGATGCAGGCGATCTTCACCGAGGAGTGCGACCGGGCCGGTGCTCCCGAACGGCTGAACATCATCGGAGAGGACTTCGCCGGGCCGACGATCGCTCACTTCGGTACCACCGAACAGAAGCAGCGACTCCTCCGGCCCATCCTGACCGGCGAGCACATCTGGTGCCAGCTCTTCTCCGAGCCCGAGTCCGGATCCGACCTCGCCTCGCTGCGCACCAGGGCGACGAAGGTCGACGGTGGCTGGCGCATCAGCGGCCAGAAGATCTGGACCAGCCGTGCACAGCTGGCCGCGCACGCCATTCTGCTCGCCCGCACCGGAGGCGGTGAGCGCCATCGCGGCATCACCTACTTCCTCCTGCCGATGGACTCCCCCGGCGTCACGGTGCGGCCGCTGGCGCACATGCTGGGCGAGGCAGAGTTCAACGAGGTGTTCCTCGACGAGGTCTTCGTGCCCGACGGCGCCGTGGTCGGAGAGGTCGACGGTGGTTGGAAGGTCGCGATGGGCACACTGGCCTTCGAGCGGGTGGCGATCGCGACCGGCCGGGTCAACACCACGAAGGCGGTTGAGGAGATCGTCGCCGTCGTCCGCTCCCGCAGCGCGGCCGACGGCACGCCGCTTGCCGCGGACCCACTGACCCGCCAGAAGGTCGCCGACCTCTGGGGCCGGGCGCTGGTGCACCGCGCGATCGGCCAGCGGGTCATCTCGGCCGCGGCAGCCGGTGAGCCCCCCGGCCCGGTCACCTCGATCGGCAAGCTCTACTTCTGCCCCCTGGTCGAAGACCTCGCCGACTTCCGGCTCTCACTCGAACCACTCGGCGACCAGTTCGGGCCGACGGACGAGGGCGCGACCGCAGAGCGCTGGCTGCGGCTGGCCTACCAGGCTCGCGGCACCGCGATCGCCGGGGGCTCCACCTTCATCCAGCGCAACATCGTCGCCGAGCGCATCCTCGGCCTTCCCCGGAGCTGA
- a CDS encoding AMP-binding protein, whose product MRHFGVADADALRAVSVADIGAFWDAVVADLGIRFRTPYHSVLDTLNGPQFPEWFVGGKLNVVDTCLGRWTEQSPDAPAVVHETEAGTVRELSYAQLADQVARICSGLRRHWIGPGDAVALYLPMIPEAVVALYAVASLGAVAVPLFSGFAPGAIAARLQDAEVKAVITADGTVRRGRTVQMQPQLDEAIAACPGVQLVVVVENLAGEAAEPTGALPSDAAGHPEVVGWSSLLAEPPYSATTPTSASDVLLLGYTSGTTGRPKGAVHTHAGFLTKVASELAYGFELGPGRSLCWITDMGWIMGPLTVLGTHACGGNLVLYEGSPDTPDSARLWQLVERHQVTTLGVSPTLVRTLRTATAGLPAQGLSSVRVLGSTGEPWDPQSYEWLARDVFAGRVPVVNFSGGTEVGGSFLSPYPVEDIASCSLGGPALGMDVDVVGEDGQPLRGAIGELVCRQPWPAMTRGVWRDDRRYLETYWSTFPGMWRQGDFALVDEHGDWYVLGRSDDVMNVAGKRVAPAEIESVLAADPAVAESAVVGIPDPTKNEAVWAFWVARPSYGDESDEAGEHVARRLRDRVASQVGKPFAPAQVVRVDALPKTRSAKILRRAVRAAVLGTDAGDLSGAENPEAVEAIRARVKGLR is encoded by the coding sequence ATGCGCCACTTCGGCGTGGCCGACGCCGACGCCCTGCGAGCGGTATCGGTCGCCGACATCGGCGCTTTCTGGGACGCGGTCGTGGCCGACCTGGGCATCCGCTTCCGGACGCCCTATCACTCGGTGCTGGATACCCTCAACGGTCCGCAGTTCCCCGAGTGGTTCGTCGGGGGGAAGCTGAACGTGGTGGACACCTGCCTGGGGCGGTGGACCGAACAGAGCCCCGACGCACCGGCGGTCGTCCACGAGACCGAGGCAGGCACCGTCCGCGAGCTCTCGTACGCCCAGCTCGCGGACCAGGTCGCCCGGATATGCAGCGGGCTGCGCCGGCACTGGATCGGACCGGGCGACGCCGTCGCCCTCTACCTGCCGATGATCCCCGAGGCGGTCGTGGCGCTCTACGCGGTCGCCAGTCTGGGAGCCGTCGCGGTGCCGCTCTTCTCCGGCTTCGCTCCCGGGGCCATCGCGGCCCGGCTGCAGGACGCCGAGGTGAAGGCGGTCATCACAGCGGACGGCACCGTGCGCCGCGGCCGGACGGTCCAGATGCAGCCACAGCTGGATGAGGCGATCGCGGCGTGTCCGGGGGTGCAGCTGGTCGTTGTCGTGGAGAACCTCGCCGGGGAGGCGGCCGAACCAACCGGCGCCCTCCCGAGCGACGCGGCGGGTCATCCGGAGGTGGTGGGCTGGAGCAGCCTGCTGGCGGAGCCGCCCTACTCGGCCACGACGCCCACCTCGGCCTCGGACGTGCTGCTTCTGGGCTACACGTCCGGGACGACCGGGCGGCCGAAGGGAGCCGTGCACACCCACGCCGGCTTCCTGACGAAGGTCGCCAGCGAGCTCGCCTACGGCTTCGAGCTCGGCCCCGGCCGCTCGCTGTGCTGGATCACCGACATGGGATGGATCATGGGGCCGCTGACTGTTCTCGGCACCCACGCCTGCGGCGGGAACCTGGTGCTGTACGAGGGCTCGCCGGATACCCCGGACAGTGCCCGGCTGTGGCAGCTGGTGGAGCGCCACCAGGTGACGACCCTCGGGGTGTCCCCCACCCTGGTCCGCACACTCCGTACAGCCACGGCGGGTCTGCCCGCGCAGGGCCTCTCCTCGGTCCGGGTCCTGGGCTCCACCGGCGAGCCGTGGGACCCGCAGTCCTACGAGTGGCTGGCCCGCGACGTCTTCGCCGGTCGGGTGCCGGTCGTGAACTTCTCCGGCGGCACCGAGGTCGGCGGCTCGTTCCTTTCCCCCTACCCGGTGGAGGACATCGCCAGCTGCTCGCTCGGGGGGCCGGCGCTCGGGATGGACGTCGACGTGGTCGGCGAGGACGGCCAGCCGTTGCGGGGCGCCATCGGCGAACTGGTGTGCCGCCAGCCATGGCCGGCCATGACCCGGGGCGTGTGGCGCGACGACCGGCGCTACCTCGAGACCTACTGGTCGACCTTCCCCGGCATGTGGCGTCAGGGCGATTTCGCCCTCGTCGACGAGCACGGCGACTGGTATGTGCTCGGCCGTTCCGACGACGTCATGAACGTCGCGGGCAAGCGCGTCGCGCCGGCGGAGATCGAGTCGGTGCTCGCCGCGGACCCGGCCGTGGCGGAGAGCGCCGTCGTCGGTATCCCGGATCCCACGAAGAACGAGGCCGTCTGGGCATTCTGGGTGGCCCGCCCCAGCTATGGCGACGAGAGCGACGAGGCCGGGGAGCACGTCGCACGCCGGCTGCGTGACCGGGTCGCCTCCCAGGTCGGCAAACCCTTCGCCCCGGCCCAGGTCGTGCGGGTGGACGCACTGCCCAAGACCAGGTCGGCCAAGATCCTGCGCCGGGCGGTGCGTGCCGCCGTCCTGGGCACCGATGCCGGCGACCTGTCCGGTGCGGAGAACCCGGAGGCGGTCGAGGCCATCCGCGCCCGGGTCAAGGGTCTGCGGTGA
- a CDS encoding enoyl-CoA hydratase/isomerase family protein, protein MPSSFIRYERDARGVATIILDDPASRNALSDRLLDELIDRLAQARADDAVRLVVLASSDDRVFSSGGDLKAFASDTSTIEKYAGLDRFPRAYRLLGKLGKPSICAAGGDVLAGAFGLALACDLIIAREGVRFGCPEINVGVFPFMISALIYRSVPRAKANELMMTGRLISADEAAQLQMVNAVVPSAQFDAEVDRWAGLVASRSPLLMRMGKDALDATRDQPLDAALVHLQGQLALAFTTQDIKEGVAAFREKREPRWSGR, encoded by the coding sequence ATGCCCTCCTCCTTCATCCGGTACGAACGCGATGCCCGGGGCGTCGCCACCATCATTCTGGACGACCCCGCGTCGCGTAACGCCCTGAGTGACCGGCTGCTCGACGAGCTGATCGACCGTCTCGCGCAGGCCCGGGCGGACGACGCGGTGCGGCTGGTCGTCCTGGCATCCAGCGACGACCGAGTGTTCTCCAGCGGAGGCGACCTCAAGGCGTTCGCCAGCGATACCTCGACGATCGAGAAGTACGCCGGCCTGGACCGTTTCCCGCGCGCCTACCGACTGCTCGGGAAGCTGGGGAAGCCGAGCATCTGCGCGGCCGGCGGCGACGTGCTCGCGGGCGCCTTCGGCCTCGCCCTGGCCTGCGATCTCATCATCGCTCGCGAGGGGGTGAGATTCGGCTGCCCCGAGATCAACGTCGGAGTCTTCCCGTTCATGATCTCGGCGCTCATCTACCGGAGCGTGCCGCGGGCGAAGGCGAACGAGCTCATGATGACCGGCAGGCTGATCTCCGCCGATGAGGCGGCGCAGCTGCAGATGGTCAACGCGGTCGTGCCGAGCGCGCAGTTCGACGCCGAGGTCGACCGCTGGGCAGGGCTGGTCGCCTCCCGTTCGCCGCTGCTCATGCGGATGGGCAAGGACGCCCTCGACGCGACCCGGGACCAACCACTCGACGCCGCCCTCGTCCACCTGCAGGGCCAGCTCGCTCTCGCCTTCACCACCCAGGACATCAAGGAGGGCGTGGCCGCGTTCCGGGAGAAGCGGGAACCGCGCTGGTCGGGCCGTTAG